One window of the Babesia bovis T2Bo chromosome 2, whole genome shotgun sequence genome contains the following:
- a CDS encoding RNA recognition motif domain containing protein: MDNGFMPADKGRSGGMKQITDEEAARVGSRMAAGTKGTGRIHLRKAAGNVWNDPTLDDWPQNDFRIFCGDLGNEVTDDTLANAFKKYPSFQRARVIRDRVSGKSKGYGFVSMLSPDDMLAALNEMNNKFVGNRPIRVMRSKWKDRDIGSEKNRQLAGMYQMSADNSKTLRKFKKLGKSVTGGKRANLVYEPKTFKRNKIYLSTGVANRFDNRSRVAHDHLLDNI; this comes from the coding sequence ATGGATAATGGATTCATGCCCGCAGATAAGGGGCGTTCCGGTGGTATGAAGCAGATTACAGATGAGGAAGCTGCCCGTGTAGGTAGTCGTATGGCCGCCGGTACTAAAGGTACTGGGCGTATTCATTTACGTAAAGCTGCTGGTAATGTGTGGAACGATCCCACTTTGGACGATTGGCCTCAGAATGACTTTCGTATATTTTGTGGTGACCTTGGTAACGAGGTGACTGACGATACATTAGCGAATGCTTTTAAAAAGTACCCTTCATTTCAGCGTGCACGTGTAATTCGTGATCGCGTTTCTGGTAAGAGCAAGGGTTACGGTTTCGTATCCATGTTAAGTCCAGATGACATGTTGGCTGCATTAAATGAGATGAACAACAAGTTCGTTGGCAACCGTCCGATCCGTGTTATGCGTAGTAAGTGGAAGGATCGTGACATTGGTTCAGAGAAGAATCGTCAATTGGCTGGTATGTATCAGATGTCTGCTGACAATTCAAAGACATTGCGCAAGTTTAAGAAGCTTGGTAAGAGCGTCACTGGTGGCAAACGTGCCAACTTGGTATATGAGCCCAAGACCTTCAAACGTAATAAAATTTACCTCAGTACCGGTGTGGCAAACAGGTTTGATAACAGATCGCGTGTTGCTCATGACCATCTTTTGGACAACATCTGA
- a CDS encoding MIZ/SP-RING zinc finger family protein has product MTAVVAASTDFQYCICHGIEGSSLSRYVRCRSCEKLSHRNCVVMDGPDEEFECLLCQLHTLDPFNRVLDYQWYGTLSSGTAVFSTEVEDLEKWASERKEMVLVSVPLGVSKAIHQWPKTFEFHVNGEVVHRVKEPVFGHNRKDNPVRVTYAIRSGINHIEIRATSGETTAPGYLIVLMVCRRVSVDQIVSSIKKKRHMAAGPAKEHLLSMMNDHCEDDEVICLDKGHKIELNCPITLDRMTIPARGKHCKHLQCFDLRAYLHVMHNMSTFSARWRCPECPLIVKPIDLFIDGYVESILSSVSRSVSTVHLDSSGEYTGLGGSERWVDCVYPVEVDVNDILQDHSANGELPVSYGKRLGDASPPSEPDSTDKHPNGKSTKVNRRLPHIEEIIVIDSSDDESSSNSLRHSTSAGTLIPSIGESSTARPRPSTPEKPDGTNSNHKSSLPSTLSQRLSRLPQLGKNATVSSTVGKRKLPASGSNPDNDI; this is encoded by the coding sequence ATGACGGCGGTTGTGGCTGCTTCTACTGACTTTCAGTACTGTATTTGCCACGGCATTGAAGGCAGTTCTCTGTCGAGATATGTACGATGCCGTTCCTGTGAAAAGTTGAGTCACCGTAATTGCGTGGTTATGGATGGCCCAGATGAAGAATTTGAGTGCCTTTTATGTCAGCTTCACACGTTGGACCCATTTAACAGGGTATTGGACTATCAATGGTATGGCACTTTGAGTTCAGGTACTGCTGTGTTCAGCACTGAGGTTGAAGATTTGGAAAAGTGGGCTTCGGAGCGTAAGGAGATGGTTTTGGTATCTGTACCGCTAGGTGTATCTAAAGCTATCCACCAATGGCCCAAGACTTTTGAATTCCATGTAAACGGTGAGGTGGTTCACAGGGTGAAAGAGCCCGTTTTTGGTCACAATCGCAAGGACAATCCAGTAAGGGTGACATATGCGATTCGTTCTGGTATTAACCATATTGAGATTCGTGCTACTTCTGGTGAAACAACAGCTCCAGGTTATTTGATTGTACTTATGGTCTGTCGTCGTGTTTCAGTGGATCAGATTGTATCTTCCATTAAGAAGAAGCGCCACATGGCCGCTGGTCCTGCCAAAGAACATCTTTTGAGCATGATGAATGACCACTGTGAAGATGATGAGGTTATTTGTCTCGACAAGGGGCACAAGATCGAATTGAACTGTCCTATTACATTGGATCGTATGACAATTCCAGCTCGTGGTAAGCATTGCAAACATTTGCAGTGTTTCGACCTGCGTGCTTACCTTCATGTGATGCACAATATGTCTACATTCAGTGCACGCTGGAGGTGCCCTGAATGTCCGTTGATCGTAAAGCCTATAGATTTGTTTATTGACGGTTATGTCGAATCTATATTATCATCGGTATCTCGTAGTGTATCTACTGTCCATCTTGACAGTTCCGGGGAGTACACTGGTTTGGGCGGTTCTGAGCGTTGGGTAGACTGTGTTTACCCCGTTGAGGTTGATGTTAACGACATTCTTCAGGATCATTCTGCTAATGGTGAATTGCCAGTAAGTTACGGCAAACGTCTTGGTGACGCAAGCCCTCCAAGCGAACCAGATTCCACAGATAAACATCCTAACGGTAAATCCACTAAAGTAAACAGACGGTTACCACATATAGAGGAGATCATTGTTATAGATTCTTCCGACGATGAATCATCCAGTAATTCGTTACGTCATTCGACTAGTGCCGGGACGTTGATTCCTAGTATCGGGGAAAGCTCAACTGCTCGGCCACGACCTTCCACTCCTGAAAAACCAGATGGCACTAACTCTAACCATAAGTCATCTCTACCGTCCACCTTATCGCAGCGCTTGAGTCGTTTACCTCAATTGggcaaaaacgctactgTTTCATCCACCGTGGGTAAGCGCAAGTTGCCGGCATCCGGTTCAAATCCGGATAATGACATATAA
- a CDS encoding Indole-3-glycerol phosphate synthase family protein, protein MLASLLILHLIIEIALARTCKGRCEYYHHALTPYAFIPSVRSKTTSQCLYSADSRVSLLAEERFYKMIMDKYAQVDQLLASHSDPNDPLQLRLNFVECTSNHKLGEMLRKHSDSKKHALSVIADMKRRTPTHHPKCDNSVLSYVHAPEVAKNMAEVGFDVVFINTDETVYGGHVSEIYECFLELRKLGRRIRPAIVMKDIILHPIQVAQAAELRADGVLLNGPLLGYTLKSMLEACENMGIEAIVEVHTGADALKAVDAGAQHLMVNQWDRVSNQLRPTRALELREVVGDKITLIAAGGLINIQQIHELGLIGYDAVVLGRRLMYQDIPELVQQIKSWKAPCKSILRMSKTLFFDFDYTPENGLRSIKLKPDHTTLLNEMNAFYNNGDVDMAELLKSVNNVTDNNIEQLNSETGEQYLEKLIKENDKVVTITYGNPVNTCYVKNILSTVESPDCMIDYDEELRKMRLSREERRLFVECEKWVDRNRHLYKTRDDAYDAYALNNALEMYNKYLKLDIERALQMHSKEYIEEVGITLRENLEAAYKHAPRDEQGKVILPKEMT, encoded by the exons ATGTTAGCTTCGCTCTTGATTCTACACTTAATCATTGAGATTGCCCTAGCCAGAACATGTAAAGGTCGATGTGAGTACTACCACCATGCTCTAACGCCATATGCCTTCATTCCCTCTGTCCGCTCAAAGACTACATCACAATGTCTATATTCAGCGGATTCGCGAGTGTCGCTACTCGCAGAAGAGCGGTTCTACAAGATGATAATGGATAAATACGCACAGGTAGACCAGTTGCTGGCGAGCCACTCCGATCCCAATGACCCTTTGCAA TTGCGACTCAACTTCGTTGAATGTACTTCAAATCACAAGCTAGGGGAAATGCTTAGGAAACATAGTGATAGCAAAAAACACGCACTTTCCGTCATTGCTGATATGAAACGTCGCACGCCCACTCACCACCCAAAGTGCGACAATAGCGTGCTCAGCTATGTACACGCTCCAGAAGTTGCCAAAAACATGGCTGAAGTAG GTTTTGACGTTGTTTTCATTAACACTGATGAAACCGTCTATGGAGGACACGTATCGGAAATATACGAATGCTTCCTCGAGTTGCGGAAACTGGGACGTAGAATTCGACCTGCCATAGTCATGAAGGATATTATATTGCACCCTATACAAGTGGCACAGGCAGCTGAACTTAGAGCTGATGGAGTTCTACTAAATGGTCCATTACTGGGATATACCCTTAAGAGTATGTTAGAGGCATGTGAAAATATGGGCATTGAGGCTATTGTGGAAGTGCATACGGGAGCTGACGCACTAAAGGCTGTAGATGCTGGAGCACAGCATCTAATGGTAAACCAGTGGGATAGAGTAAGTAACCAGTTACGACCTACCAGAGCACTGGAGTTGAGGGAAGTAGTAGGCGATAAAATAACACTAATCGCAGCTGGAGGGCTTATCAATATCCAACAAATACATGAACTAGGTTTAATTGGATATGATGCAGTTGTGTTAGGCCGCAGGTTAATGTATCAAGATATTCCTGAATTAGTACAACAAATAAAATCATGGAAGGCACCATGTAAGTCCATACTGAGGATGAGTAAAACGCTCTTCTTTGATTTTGACTATACACCCGAAAATGGACTGCGTAGCATCAAGTTGAAGCCAGACCATACAACACTACTCAACGAGATGAACGCGTTCTACAATAATGGAGATGTAGATATGGCAGAACTACTGAAGAGCGTTAACAACGTAACCGACAATAACATCGAGCAGCTAAACTCTGAAACGGGTGAACAGTACCTAGAGAAATTAATCAAGGAAAATGATAAGGTAGTAACCATTACATACGGGAATCCCGTTAATACATGCTATGTCAAGAACATCCTCTCAACTGTGGAATCACCCGATTGTATGATAGATTATGATGAGGAACTGCGTAAAATGCGTTTATCACGTGAGGAAAGACGCCTTTTCGTAGAATGTGAAAAGTGGGTTGATCGGAATAGACATCTCTATAAAACAAGAGATGATGCATACGATGCATATGCGTTGAACAACGCACttgaaatgtataacaaGTATCTTAAATTGGACATTGAAAGAGCCTTACAGATGCATTCCAAGGAGTACATAGAAGAGGTGGGTATAACACTACGAGAGAATTTGGAAGCTGCCTATAAGCACGCACCCCGTGATGAACAAGGGAAGGTCATCCTCCCAAAAGAAATGACGTAA
- a CDS encoding putative integral membrane protein → MMRFIVIHALAITAITNCSGNAVESGEIKKIIAKVEQWKEQCKESDSAFKCMSNVWESHSELEDGSIGLYAWMETLPILRPNVAVLREFDAKNSATSEVYHEDETKCRNCICEHYRLDFNSFDAILRNNPNGGFMEDFRKVHSRRETEKIYTTKDYIIDCLDNIKPPSVVISGNAAHTTPFAELFDSQVHGRSDYGSMLTFLFLMEPYKLAKKVKAITLFKQSVDRYWIGRFRWNRITTSARVARYTLRYTQPGYVKYRISKYHLEDYIGNSLIVPYINIREPRVYQLLEGTGLDNPGQITSARQASKRFSRLISNLIRFLEIDGMETVEPFYIVEMRVRNPKYNLLDIMSANRIIKQPIRYNVVARPSGIRHMKKVFMLAEMFAVSIAVSVVAVAWVFYHLTHQIPQLKLESD, encoded by the coding sequence ATGATGCGCTTTATTGTTATACACGCACTAGCTATCACGGCAATAACCAACTGTTCAGGTAACGCTGTGGAATCTGGTGAGATCAAGAAGATTATCGCAAAAGTAGAACAATGGAAAGAGCAATGCAAGGAATCTGATTCAGCATTTAAATGTATGAGCAACGTTTGGGAGTCACATAGTGAACTAGAGGATGGATCAATTGGTCTATATGCCTGGATGGAAACATTACCAATACTGCGACCTAATGTTGCAGTACTGCGCGAATTTGACGCCAAGAATAGTGCCACATCAGAAGTCTACCACGAAGATGAAACCAAGTGCCGTAACTGCATTTGCGAGCACTATCGTCTAGATTTTAACTCATTTGACGCTATCCTGAGGAATAATCCCAACGGTGGCTTTATGGAGGATTTTCGGAAGGTACACTCCCGCAGAGAAACagaaaaaatatataccaccaaGGACTATATCATAGACTGCCTGGACAACATAAAGCCACCATCAGTGGTCATTAGTGGCAATGCTGCCCACACTACGCCGTTTGCAGAGCTTTTTGATAGTCAAGTACACGGTAGAAGCGATTATGGATCTATGCTAACATTCCTGTTTTTAATGGAACCTTACAAACTGGCAAAAAAAGTAAAAGCGATCACACTGTTCAAACAAAGCGTTGATAGATACTGGATAGGCCGTTTTAGGTGGAATCGCATAACTACAAGTGCTCGCGTAGCACGTTATACCCTCAGATATACACAACCTGGATACGTAAAGTACCGGATTTCAAAATACCACCTGGAAGATTATATAGGTAACAGCTTAATAGTGCCTTATATTAATATCCGGGAGCCCCGAGTGTACCAACTGCTGGAAGGTACCGGATTAGATAACCCAGGACAGATCACCAGTGCAAGACAAGCTTCCAAACGGTTCAGCAGATTAATCAGTAACCTTATCAGATTCCTCGAAATAGATGGTATGGAAACAGTAGAACCATTCTACATCGTCGAGATGCGTGTGCGCAATCCAAAGTATAACTTACTGGATATCATGTCTGCCAACAGAATTATCAAGCAACCAATTAGGTACAACGTTGTAGCACGACCATCCGGTATCAGACACATGAAGAAAGTTTTCATGTTAGCGGAAATGTTCGCCGTGTCAATTGCCGTTTCCGTTGTAGCGGTTGCCTGGGTGTTCTACCACCTCACCCATCAGATCCCGCAACTCAAGCTAGAAAGTGACTGA
- a CDS encoding putative integral membrane protein, whose product MIQLSRRLAASAPTPLSENIVFRRIVKPRWVIEPPNYTRTPLWKQFFEGQFASRNFFIFGGTWTAIASFGFMAWYSRIFDTPPRERLDRYWFNSPKFRILSAFYNPGKRPGATISMMTYEVRYFDKGNDHPFNVNEIKDYLFKLKENYLIENHPGVQYPHVFRQHSNVKTPAKFVVNLH is encoded by the exons ATGATTCAACTCTCTCGACGCCTGGCGGCGTCTGCGCCAACCCCGTTGTCTGAAAACATTGTATTCAGACGGATAGTCAAGCCTAGATGGGTAATTGAACCGCCAAACTATACTAGGACCCCGCTGTGGAAGCAGTTCTTCGAAGGCCAATTTGCCAGCCGAAACTTCTTCATATTCGGTGGAACGTGGACAGCTATCGCATCATTCGGATTTATGGCATGGTATTCCAGGATTTTCG ACACTCCGCCCAGGGAAAGACTTGATCGTTACTGGTTCAACTCAC CTAAATTCCGCATCCTTAGTGCATTTTATAACCCGGGGAAACGCCCAGGTGCTACTATATCTATGATGACCTACGAGGTACGCTACTTTGACAAGGGCAATGACCATCCCTTCAATGTTAATGAAATCAAGGACTACCTTTTCAAACTCAAAGAAAATTATCTTATTGAGAATCACCCGGGCGTTCAATACCCACATGTCTTTAGACAACACAGTAACGTGAAGACACCTGCGAAATTTGTGGTCAACCTTCACTGA